A section of the Amblyomma americanum isolate KBUSLIRL-KWMA chromosome 2, ASM5285725v1, whole genome shotgun sequence genome encodes:
- the LOC144118453 gene encoding carboxylesterase 3-like yields MEPARRSGSASPASPSRSSGRAATPIPREIGRRSPSPGSAARPDSKPKPMKPKAMRAFKQPTSSKSPSPKRNTSKKPLSAGHKPKSGSSSPAGSFKPVAKRPSPESNMAKSSESPNAEPPRPHLFTAGSNLPFETWTDMCPFPEDQEVPFEWNAENDIENMSPETLSAAVGTRETPSATKSTPGISPIRALYPMFLSKSSSALAQTSISPKSWVAVAVSIIVILAITTLALMYLWPRYRRQKVSASLDPWANIENPTVTNLPACVDPSLQLALALPGGTVFGFQSAQNNYSRASVRQFFGIRYGASTAGKNRFGPAVSATTFSANGTFNAYAHGPPCAQLALNGSKPEGSEDCLTLSIWAPFICTYKDPPKKVVVALASDWFHTGRVEDYEHLWFTMAADGDIVVVALNVRLGVLGYLSSPSKTAPGNVAFTDVSVALSWIRANIATFHGNSTAMVALGFGGGGLILSAVFLSSLDSQPYFQQLILHGLSPTSLLPRNGMDNVLSLAERLACSDATANVDNVLSCLRSRNWEDVVAISRSPPPLQFVPSRDVTPLTFGSSVSNAITQSLQGVSILCGYNEEDSLAFVDTLIKNQNMTPEDAKLDGIFARVTQVFASANKSEVFKDLSTMPEMILETLNYTGIRQFLVDAIYHCPLVELAIATNDKRGIVYFYISVDPGGFEPKQVLTEVMTFAKEGVLHWPPFGVYNSVMVLNGTSSATSSTKLRKEQCRITREVIDALVT; encoded by the exons ATGGAACCGGCACGTCGCTCAG GCTCCGCGTCACCAGCGTCCCCGAGCCGATCTTCTGGACGCGCAGCTACGCCCATTCCTAGAGAGATTGGACGAAGGTCCCCTTCCCCTGGCTCCGCAGCAAGACCTGACTCTAAGCCTAAGCCGATGAAGCCCAAGGCGATGCGGGCCTTCAAACAGCCCACTTCCTCGAAATCTCCGAGCCCAAAACGAAACACCTCAAAGAAGCCTCTTTCCGCTGGACACAAGCCTAAGTCTGGCTCGTCGTCTCCTGCGGGTTCCTTTAAACCGGTAGCGAAAAGGCCATCACCGGAATCGAACATGGCCAAAAGCTCAGAGTCGCCGAACGCAGAGCCGCCCAGGCCCCACCTGTTCACGGCAGGCTCTAATTTACCCTTTGAGACCTGGACCGACATGTGCCCTTTTCCGGAGGATCAGGAG GTGCCATTCGAGTGGAACGCTGAAAACGACATCGAAAACATGTCCCCTGAGACGCTGTCTGCAGCGGTGGGCACCCGGGAGACTCCGTCCGCAACCAAATCAACGCCAGGGATCAGCCCTATTCGCGCCTTGTATCCCATGTTCCTCTCCAAATCTTCGTCAGCTCTAGCCCAAACCAGCATATCCCC GAAGAGCTGGGTAGCCGTCGCAGTGTCCATCatcgtaatccttgcgatcaccACCCTCGCTCTCATGTACTTGTGGCCACGCTACCGCCGCCAGAAGGTGTCCGCCTCGCTCGACCCTTGGGCCAACATTGAAAACCCTACGGTGACGAACCTGCCGGCCTGCGTCGATCCATCCCTCCAGCTCGCCTTGGCACTGCCTGGGGGCACAGTGTTCGGATTCCAGAGTGCTCAGAACAACTACTCCCGCGCTTCGGTCCGACAGTTCTTTGGAATACGATACGGAGCTTCCACGGCGGGTAAAAACCGCTTCGGTCCAGCCGTGTCAGCTACGACGTTCAGCGCCAACGGCACGTTCAACGCCTACGCACACGGCCCGCCGTGCGCCCAGTTGGCGCTTAACGGATCCAAGCCGGAAGGGTCCGAGGACTGCCTCACGCTATCCATCTGGGCGCCGTTCATCTGCACTTATAAAGACCCGCCGAAGAAGGTCGTCGTCGCCTTGGCCTCGGACTGGTTCCATACTGGACGCGTGGAAGATTATGAGCACCTCTGGTTCACGATGGCCGCTGACGGAGACATCGTTGTGGTGGCTCTCAACGTCAGGCTTGGAGTCCTGGGCTACTTGAGCTCGCCCTCCAAAACAGCACCCGGGAACGTAGCCTTCACCGACGTCTCTGTCGCCCTTTCCTGGATCCGTGCCAACATCGCCACCTTCCACGGGAACTCTACCGCGATGGTCGCACTGGGCTTCGGCGGAGGTGGACTGATACTTTCTGCGGTATTTCTTAGCAGCCTAGACTCCCAGCCTTACTTTCAGCAGCTCATACTGCACGGTCTGTCGCCCACGTCTTTGCTACCGCGGAACGGAATGGACAACGTGTTATCCCTAGCCGAGCGCCTCGCGTGCAGCGACGCCACCGCTAACGTCGACAACGTTCTGAGCTGCCTGAGGAGCCGAAACTGGGAAGATGTCGTGGCGATAAGCCGGTCTCCACCTCCACTGCAATTCGTGCCTTCCAGGGACGTAACACCGCTGACGTTTGGCTCCTCCGTTAGCAACGCCATCACTCAGTCACTGCAGGGAGTGAGCATTCTTTGTGGATACAATGAAGAAGACAGTCTTGCATTCGTGGACACCTTGATAAAGAATCAGAATATGACACCGGAAGATGCTAAACTGGACGGGATTTTCGCTCGCGTAACCCAAGTCTTCGCAAGTGCGAATAAAAGCGAGGTATTCAAGGACCTCTCAACGATGCCAGAAATGATACTTGAGACCCTGAATTACACCGGAATCCGCCAGTTTCTCGTCGACGCCATCTACCACTGCCCACTAGTAGAACTGGCAATTGCTACTAATGATAAAAGAGGCATTGTTTACTTCTACATTAGCGTCGATCCTGGCGGCTTTGAACCAAAGCAGGTCTTGACCGAGGTCATGACGTTTGCGAAAGAGGG GGTACTACATTGGCCGCCCTTCGGCGTCTATAACAGTGTTATGGTCCTAAACGGCACTTCCAGCGCTACCTCTTCTACAAAGCTGCGAAAGGAGCAGTGTCGCATCACACGGGAGGTCATCGATGCACTTGTGACGTAG
- the LOC144118454 gene encoding uncharacterized protein LOC144118454, protein MLETTKASTMVKKSQLLVVLVIAAVVAAAPPHHCDTAPTPNCSLVFPSILFLNPCQYVCFERLLLPSISVRKHNDGTLCTPAFGFLGIGTCHNGTCVQPEHSASTTRRPLVHIDRDTFEPRKLTTAERPQPSTAVTKAVPSAATPAKPVETTVRVTRIMP, encoded by the exons ATGCTCGAAACTACGAAAGCTAGCACAATGGTCAAGAAAAGCCAACTCCTGGTCGTTCTCGTTATAGCAG CCGTTGTCGCCGCTGCTCCTCCACATCACTGCGACACTGCGCCGACTCCAAATTGTTCCCTCGTGTTCCCGAGTATTCTG TTCCTGAACCCGTGCCAATACGTGTGCTTCGAGCGGCTCCTCCTGCCCAGCATCTCCGTCCGCAAGCACAATGACGGCACACTGTGCACG CCTGCCTTTGGTTTCCTTGGCATTGGCACCTGCCACAACGGCACCTGTGTCCAGCCTGAGCACTCCGCAAGCACGACGCGCAGACCCCTGGTTCACATCGACAGGGACACCTTCGAGCCCCGAAAGCTAACGACTGCAGAGCGCCCACAGCCTTCGACAGCTGTGACCAAGGCCGTTCCGTCCGCTGCTACCCCAGCGAAGCCCGTTGAAACAACCGTCCGTGTAACTCGCATAATGCCTTGA
- the LOC144118455 gene encoding uncharacterized protein LOC144118455 yields the protein MPASLPWIRWLFFAGLLAFVCARRIGNTTNETTEEISGAKVNAACRGELHIPFMQCKRYCRVSWILFFPKYQREFLPDGTRCKRLLLFKGVCKQGKCVKEKRAKVTKAPKYNYTDITRTAEPSSTTLAPLSNE from the exons ATGCCAGCGTCACTCCCCTGGATTCGATGGCTATTCTTCGCTGGTCTCTTGG caTTCGTATGCGCCCGAAGAATCGGAAATACAACCAATGAAACAACTGAAGAAATTTCCGGAGCGAAAGTAAATGCTGCATGTAGAGGGGAACTG CACATTCCTTTCATGCAGTGTAAAAGATACTGCAGAGTGAGCTGGATCCTTTTCTTTCCCAAGTATCAACGAGAGTTCCTTCCAGACGGAACGAGGTGCAAG AGGCTCCTCCTATTCAAGGGCGTATGCAAGCAGGGAAAATGCGTGAAAGAGAAACGCGCAAAAGTAACGAAGGCACCGAAGTACAACTACACCGACATAACTCGGACTGCCGAACCGTCTTCTACCACCTTGGCCCCTTTAAGCAACGAATGA